One region of Myxocyprinus asiaticus isolate MX2 ecotype Aquarium Trade chromosome 38, UBuf_Myxa_2, whole genome shotgun sequence genomic DNA includes:
- the LOC127428754 gene encoding growth arrest and DNA damage-inducible protein GADD45 gamma-like: protein MTLEEVLIQKPSERAQCTGKALEDILVSAKANECLTIGVYESAKVMNVDPDSVSFCVLAMDEEFECDIALQIHFTLIQAFCFDNDISIVRVNDMQRLSEIVGDKSGQLDDAHCVLITNPTEGSWEDPALEKLHLFCEESRSYNDWVPEITLNR from the exons ATGACTCTTGAAGAAGTTCTCATCCAGAAGCCCAGCGAGAGAGCTCAGTGCACTGGAAAAGCCCTCGAAGATATTTTGGTTTCTGCCAAAGCTAACGAATGCCTCACCATTGGGGTTTATGAATCTGCCAAAGTTATGAATGT TGACCCAGACAGTGTGTCTTTCTGCGTCCTGGCTATGGATGAGGAATTTGAGTGTGACATCGCTCTCCAAATTCACTTCACTCTTATACAAGCCTTCTGTTTTGACAACGACATCAGCATCGTCAGAGTGAATGACATGCAGCGTCTCTCTGAAATTGTTGGCGACAAATCGGGACAACTTGATGATGCTCACTGCGTTCTCATCACG AACCCAACTGAAGGTTCATGGGAGGATCCAGCACTGGAAAAGCTTCACCTGTTCTGTGAAGAAAGTCGCAGCTACAACGATTGGGTTCCTGAGATCACTCTCAATCGTTGA